In Aegilops tauschii subsp. strangulata cultivar AL8/78 chromosome 3, Aet v6.0, whole genome shotgun sequence, one genomic interval encodes:
- the LOC109785158 gene encoding uncharacterized protein isoform X2 has protein sequence MRYMEIAVPSIGVYASYRENQICTMPICFMTSVLLSSLTLSVADHVIMVVYNLLMGSSLLDFYLGQKRASHTFEISSGHPVQNRLNLLDKVWKGNYCLAKCKKGQGIIYVVIWNARSKK, from the exons ATGAGGTACATGGAG ATTGCCGTACCTTCCATTGGTGTATATGCAAGCTACAGAG AAAACCAAATATGCACCATGCCGATATGCTTCATGACGAGTGTGCTTTTGTCATCCCTCACCCTCTCAG TTGCTGACCATGTGATTATGGTAGTCTACAATTTGCTTATGGGTTCTTCATTGCTTGATTTTTATCTCGGACAAAAGAGGGCCAGCCACACCTTTGAAATAAGCAGCGGTCATCCAGTCCAGAACAG ACTGAATCTGCTCGACAAAGTGTGGAAAGGCAATTACTGCTTGGCAAAGTGTAAAAAAGGCCAGGGTATCATTTATGTAGTTATTTGGAATGCAAG ATCCAAGAAATAA
- the LOC141020507 gene encoding EID1-like F-box protein 3, whose amino-acid sequence MSEGARNTRQFRGAWSGGGGTGGIGSASYWDGDGGIGFPRYSGVNTGILDEQVLSLVFRYINWDPQALCTAASVSRRLHAVAERVLWRELCISRAPRMVASLTAAAGAGVGGIAPPPPPGRIGGGWPALAKLLSFCCGAAGTAVPVPVPGHLTRVSRFSKTSGRSFLSRRCRSDMLYVSDPCEHAVPGADDDLGAYRGVFRWFMRSRTRACLLGRQAELDPRVRCPYCGARVWNMVTANLVPRGASRRMGSDVGRLEYYVCVSGHVHGNCWLAHLTSSDGEHDDSDEASGGSSGEDGHVAP is encoded by the coding sequence ATGAGCGAGGGCGCGCGGAACACGCGGCAGTTCCGTGGCGcgtggagcggcggcggcgggacgggTGGCATTGGCAGCGCGAGCTACTGGGATGGCGACGGCGGCATTGGGTTCCCGCGCTACAGCGGCGTCAACACGGGGATCCTGGACGAGCAGGTGCTGTCGCTGGTGTTCCGCTACATCAACTGGGACCCGCAGGCGCTGTGCACGGCGGCGAGCGTCAGCAGGCGGCTCCACGCCGTCGCGGAGCGCGTGCTCTGGCGGGAGCTCTGCATCTCGCGCGCGCCGCGGATGGTGGCGTCGCTCACGGCGGCCGCGGGGGCGGGCGTGGGAGGAAtagcgcccccgccgcctccggGGCGCATTGGCGGCGGGTGGCCGGCGCTGGCGAAGCTGCTCTCCTTCTGCTGCGGCGCGGCGGGGACGGCCGTGCCGGTGCCGGTGCCGGGGCACCTCACGCGGGTGTCGCGCTTCTCCAAGACCTCCGGGAGGAGCTTCCTGTCGCGGCGCTGCAGGAGCGACATGCTGTACGTGTCCGACCCGTGCGAGCACGCGGTGCCCGGCGCGGACGACGACCTCGGCGCCTACCGCGGGGTGTTCCGGTGGTTCATGCGGTCGCGGACGCGGGCCTGCCTGCTGGGCCGCCAGGCCGAGCTCGACCCGCGCGTGCGCTGCCCCTACTGCGGCGCGCGCGTCTGGAACATGGTCACCGCCAACCTCGTGCCGCGCGGCGCGTCGCGCCGGATGGGCTCGGACGTGGGCCGGCTCGAGTACTACGTCTGCGTTAGCGGCCACGTCCACGGCAACTGCTGGCTCGCGCATCTCACCTCAAGTGACGGCGAGCACGACGACTCCGACGAGGCGTCGGGAGGTAGCAGCGGCGAGGACGGCCATGTCGCCCCGTGA
- the LOC109785158 gene encoding uncharacterized protein isoform X1, producing MRYMEIAVPSIGVYASYRENQICTMPICFMTSVLLSSLTLSVADHVIMVVYNLLMGSSLLDFYLGQKRASHTFEISSGHPVQNRLNLLDKVWKGNYCLAKCKKGQGIIYVVIWNARLGNPRNKMRRGI from the exons ATGAGGTACATGGAG ATTGCCGTACCTTCCATTGGTGTATATGCAAGCTACAGAG AAAACCAAATATGCACCATGCCGATATGCTTCATGACGAGTGTGCTTTTGTCATCCCTCACCCTCTCAG TTGCTGACCATGTGATTATGGTAGTCTACAATTTGCTTATGGGTTCTTCATTGCTTGATTTTTATCTCGGACAAAAGAGGGCCAGCCACACCTTTGAAATAAGCAGCGGTCATCCAGTCCAGAACAG ACTGAATCTGCTCGACAAAGTGTGGAAAGGCAATTACTGCTTGGCAAAGTGTAAAAAAGGCCAGGGTATCATTTATGTAGTTATTTGGAATGCAAGGTTAGGAA ATCCAAGAAATAAGATGAGAAGAGGAATCTAG
- the LOC109785158 gene encoding uncharacterized protein isoform X3, giving the protein MPICFMTSVLLSSLTLSVADHVIMVVYNLLMGSSLLDFYLGQKRASHTFEISSGHPVQNRLNLLDKVWKGNYCLAKCKKGQGIIYVVIWNARLGNPRNKMRRGI; this is encoded by the exons ATGCCGATATGCTTCATGACGAGTGTGCTTTTGTCATCCCTCACCCTCTCAG TTGCTGACCATGTGATTATGGTAGTCTACAATTTGCTTATGGGTTCTTCATTGCTTGATTTTTATCTCGGACAAAAGAGGGCCAGCCACACCTTTGAAATAAGCAGCGGTCATCCAGTCCAGAACAG ACTGAATCTGCTCGACAAAGTGTGGAAAGGCAATTACTGCTTGGCAAAGTGTAAAAAAGGCCAGGGTATCATTTATGTAGTTATTTGGAATGCAAGGTTAGGAA ATCCAAGAAATAAGATGAGAAGAGGAATCTAG